A portion of the Pseudomonas koreensis genome contains these proteins:
- a CDS encoding bestrophin family protein, which produces MKAAIVKKYRLIIKTLGYVGWSLFWLLLWDIAVTVDFMLFLNAKLNLPLMPLTLLGSALIVLISFRNSSAYNRWWEARTLWGSMINNSRSFARQVLTLLDDAGGEVNPVKSTLLRRHVAYVNCLAAHLQGQPCPDEVRAFIPAEEFARSGTTNNFANDILTGSATLLAKEYKAGHLDSIRLARLESTLVDLSNSQGGMERIANTPLPYPYVYFPRLFISLFCLIVPVGLVESLGWFTPLASTVVGFMLLAIERIGTDLQSPFRHSEHQIQMEALCETIEKNLQSMQRDSLGDVRRLEEPA; this is translated from the coding sequence TTGAAAGCTGCCATCGTCAAAAAATACCGTCTGATCATCAAGACCCTGGGCTACGTGGGCTGGTCTTTGTTCTGGCTGTTGCTCTGGGACATTGCCGTCACCGTGGACTTCATGCTGTTTCTCAACGCCAAGCTGAATCTGCCGCTGATGCCGCTGACCTTGCTCGGTTCGGCGTTGATCGTGTTGATCAGTTTTCGCAACAGCAGCGCTTACAACCGCTGGTGGGAAGCGCGGACGTTGTGGGGATCGATGATCAACAATTCCCGCAGCTTCGCCCGGCAGGTCCTGACGCTGCTGGACGACGCGGGTGGCGAGGTGAATCCGGTCAAATCGACGCTGTTGCGCCGCCACGTCGCTTATGTCAACTGCCTCGCCGCGCATCTGCAAGGTCAGCCGTGTCCAGACGAAGTGCGGGCATTCATCCCCGCCGAAGAATTCGCCCGCAGTGGCACGACCAATAACTTTGCCAACGATATCCTTACCGGCTCGGCGACTCTGCTCGCCAAGGAATACAAGGCCGGGCATCTGGACAGTATTCGCCTGGCGCGACTTGAGTCGACGCTGGTCGACCTGTCCAACAGCCAGGGCGGCATGGAGCGGATCGCGAACACGCCGCTGCCCTACCCTTACGTGTATTTTCCGCGGCTGTTCATTTCGCTGTTCTGCCTGATCGTACCGGTGGGACTGGTCGAATCTTTGGGCTGGTTCACGCCGCTGGCGTCGACCGTGGTCGGGTTCATGCTGCTGGCCATCGAACGCATCGGCACCGATCTGCAGAGCCCGTTCCGCCACAGCGAACATCAGATTCAGATGGAAGCGCTGTGCGAAACCATTGAAAAGAACTTGCAGTCGATGCAGCGTGATTCGTTGGGGGATGTGCGCAGGCTTGAAGAGCCCGCTTGA
- a CDS encoding SMP-30/gluconolactonase/LRE family protein, protein MDSSPSDLPESVDLPTGNTRRSFLKKSLAVSATLATVGSAALTRLSYAAEPLSQRYPDPLVHILDDSFLELRVFNASVEKLATGMRWAEGPVWVGDGRYLLVSDIPNNRIMRWDEITDTFTVYREHSNFSNGLCRDRQGRLIVCEGSTTTSEGRRITRTEYNGTITVLADSFDGKPFNSPNDIVCKSDGSIWFTDPPFQTSNNYEGHKVTPTLPHAVYRIDGESKKVTRVIDDLNGPNGLCFSPDEKTLYVVEGRAKPNRLIWAIAVQDDGTLGERRKHIEGLDYAAIDGIKCDEAGNLWCGWGGNGDPRADLEKLDGVRVFNPQGKAIGHISLPERCPNLCFGGREGNRLFMASSHSIYSLFVNTRGTTFAL, encoded by the coding sequence ATGGACTCATCCCCGTCCGACTTGCCTGAAAGCGTTGACCTGCCCACGGGTAACACCCGCCGCAGCTTCCTGAAAAAATCCCTCGCTGTTTCCGCGACACTCGCCACTGTCGGCAGCGCCGCACTGACCCGGCTCTCCTATGCCGCCGAACCCTTGAGTCAGCGCTACCCTGACCCACTGGTTCACATCCTCGACGACAGCTTCCTCGAACTACGTGTTTTCAACGCCAGTGTCGAAAAGCTCGCCACCGGCATGCGCTGGGCCGAAGGCCCGGTGTGGGTCGGCGATGGCCGCTATTTGCTGGTCAGCGACATTCCCAATAACCGCATCATGCGCTGGGATGAAATCACCGACACCTTCACGGTGTACCGCGAGCACTCGAACTTCTCCAACGGCCTGTGTCGGGATCGCCAAGGGCGGCTGATCGTTTGCGAAGGCTCGACCACCACCAGCGAAGGCCGACGCATCACGCGCACCGAATACAACGGCACGATCACCGTGTTGGCCGACAGCTTCGACGGCAAGCCCTTCAACTCGCCCAACGACATTGTCTGCAAAAGTGACGGATCGATCTGGTTCACCGACCCGCCATTCCAGACCAGCAATAACTACGAAGGGCACAAAGTCACCCCGACGCTACCCCACGCCGTGTACCGCATCGACGGCGAGAGCAAGAAAGTCACGCGGGTAATCGACGACCTCAACGGGCCCAACGGCCTGTGTTTTTCTCCCGATGAAAAAACCCTGTACGTCGTCGAAGGTCGCGCCAAACCCAATCGCCTGATCTGGGCGATTGCCGTGCAGGATGACGGCACACTGGGCGAACGCCGCAAGCACATCGAGGGCCTGGACTATGCCGCAATCGACGGCATCAAATGCGACGAAGCGGGCAACCTGTGGTGCGGCTGGGGCGGCAACGGTGATCCCCGGGCCGACCTGGAAAAACTCGACGGCGTGCGCGTTTTCAATCCGCAGGGCAAGGCCATCGGGCACATTTCACTGCCAGAACGCTGCCCGAACCTGTGCTTCGGGGGGCGCGAAGGGAATCGACTGTTCATGGCCAGCAGTCACTCGATCTACTCACTGTTTGTGAACACGCGTGGGACAACATTTGCGTTGTAA